In Romboutsia lituseburensis, a genomic segment contains:
- a CDS encoding acetyl-CoA C-acetyltransferase, whose product MSKVYIIDAKRSPIGKFLGKIATVSPSQLAGQVIKSVIENNNIDPKYIDEVILGNVLPAGQGQGIARQAAIPYEVPAYGINIICGSGMKSVMSAYSQIKAQIADLIVAGGVESMSQVPYVTDYTVRTGSKMGGMNLRDSLVMDGLTDVFNNYHMGITAENVAQKYGITRQKQDEFSIKSQEKSIKAIDSKKFVDEIVPIEVKNKKGIEVFDTDEYPNRGTSLEKLANLRPAFKKDGTVTAGNASGINDGASIVIVASEKVVKEYGLNPIAELISVGQGGVDPSVMGLGPVPAIKDALNKANMSLKDMELIELNEAFAAQSLGVMEALKKEHGVDDEWFEERTNVNGGAIALGHPLGASGARILTTLLHEMRKRKLKHGLASLCIGGGMGTCVIVKSI is encoded by the coding sequence ATGTCTAAGGTATATATAATTGATGCAAAGAGAAGTCCAATTGGCAAATTTTTAGGAAAGATAGCTACAGTTTCGCCATCACAATTAGCAGGGCAAGTAATAAAGTCAGTTATAGAAAATAACAATATAGACCCTAAGTACATAGATGAAGTAATCTTAGGCAATGTATTACCGGCAGGACAAGGTCAAGGCATAGCAAGACAAGCAGCTATTCCTTATGAAGTACCAGCATATGGAATAAATATAATATGCGGAAGCGGTATGAAAAGCGTTATGAGTGCATATTCACAAATAAAAGCACAGATAGCAGATTTAATAGTTGCAGGAGGCGTTGAGTCAATGTCTCAAGTTCCGTATGTAACAGATTATACTGTAAGAACTGGTAGCAAAATGGGAGGAATGAATCTTAGAGATAGTTTAGTAATGGATGGGCTTACTGATGTATTTAACAACTACCATATGGGTATAACTGCTGAAAATGTAGCACAAAAATATGGTATAACTAGACAAAAACAAGATGAATTTTCTATTAAATCTCAAGAGAAATCGATAAAAGCTATTGATAGTAAAAAATTCGTTGATGAAATAGTTCCAATAGAAGTTAAAAATAAAAAAGGGATAGAGGTTTTTGATACAGATGAATATCCAAATAGAGGTACAAGTCTAGAAAAACTTGCAAATCTTAGACCCGCCTTTAAAAAGGATGGTACTGTAACAGCAGGTAATGCATCTGGCATAAATGATGGAGCAAGTATCGTAATTGTAGCATCAGAAAAAGTAGTTAAAGAATATGGACTAAATCCAATTGCTGAATTAATATCAGTTGGCCAAGGAGGAGTAGATCCTTCAGTAATGGGGCTTGGGCCTGTACCGGCCATAAAAGATGCATTAAATAAAGCTAACATGAGTTTAAAAGATATGGAACTGATAGAATTGAATGAAGCTTTTGCAGCGCAATCATTAGGTGTAATGGAAGCGTTAAAAAAAGAACATGGTGTTGATGATGAGTGGTTTGAAGAAAGAACTAATGTAAATGGGGGAGCAATTGCTCTAGGACATCCTTTAGGGGCTTCAGGAGCTAGAATTTTAACAACTCTTTTGCATGAAATGAGAAAAAGAAAATTAAAACATGGATTAGCTTCACTTTGCATAGGTGGAGGAATGGGTACTTGTGTAATAGTTAAGTCTATTTAG
- a CDS encoding ABC transporter ATP-binding protein — translation MKLEVKNLRKSFSENEVLHGISFSVESGKALGLLGKNGAGKTTTIRILMDVFKANSGEILLDGKQFKPKNYQIGYLPEERGLYPKKKVAEQIVYLAELRGLSSKKAKQNTKLWLEKLGVDEYSNKTLDSLSKGNQQKVQLAQTLVCNPDIVILDEPFSGLDPINAQILKDTVKELITQNKLVIFSSHQMSYVEEFCEEIAIINKGEIVLSGSLKNIKKEFGKDRLILSANYITIDELKNIIDTKFSDLVIVNEVKKNYLVVELIDNKTKNELLQTLINENIDIEKFAIYEPDLADIFVKKVGEK, via the coding sequence ATGAAACTAGAAGTGAAAAATTTAAGAAAAAGTTTTTCAGAAAATGAAGTATTACATGGAATATCTTTTTCAGTTGAAAGTGGGAAGGCCCTTGGACTATTAGGGAAAAATGGAGCCGGTAAAACAACAACAATTCGTATATTAATGGATGTATTTAAAGCTAATTCAGGTGAAATATTACTTGATGGAAAGCAGTTTAAACCAAAAAATTATCAAATCGGATATTTACCTGAAGAGAGAGGATTATATCCTAAAAAGAAAGTTGCAGAGCAAATAGTTTATCTAGCAGAGTTAAGAGGATTATCGTCAAAAAAAGCAAAGCAAAATACAAAGCTGTGGCTTGAAAAATTAGGGGTAGATGAATATTCGAACAAAACATTAGACAGTTTGTCAAAAGGAAATCAACAAAAAGTTCAGTTAGCTCAAACTTTAGTATGTAATCCTGATATAGTTATATTAGATGAACCATTTAGTGGATTAGACCCAATTAATGCACAAATACTTAAAGATACTGTAAAAGAATTAATAACACAAAATAAATTGGTTATATTTTCTAGCCATCAAATGAGCTATGTTGAAGAATTTTGCGAAGAGATAGCTATAATAAATAAAGGTGAAATAGTATTAAGTGGGAGCCTTAAAAATATCAAAAAAGAATTTGGAAAAGATAGACTTATCTTAAGTGCTAATTACATAACAATAGACGAATTAAAGAATATAATTGATACTAAGTTTAGTGATTTAGTAATAGTAAATGAAGTTAAAAAGAATTATTTAGTTGTAGAGTTAATTGATAATAAAACAAAAAATGAACTTTTACAAACTTTAATAAATGAAAATATCGATATAGAAAAATTCGCCATATATGAGCCGGATTTAGCAGATATATTTGTAAAGAAAGTTGGTGAAAAGTAA
- a CDS encoding short-chain fatty acid transporter codes for MFKKFTNGCVNLVQNYLPDPFLFCIMITFVIFLSGIVFTGQGPIDMVVHWSGGFWSLLAFAMQMALVLVLGHTFASAPSFKKLLGRMAKIPKKPGQAILMVTFISSIACLINWGFGLVIGAIFAKELAKEVDGVDYRVLIASAYSGFLLWHAGLSGSIPLTLASGGETVVSATAGVIGAQGVPTSETIFSISNMIIVGVLVLTLPLLNKAMHPTEDKVVTIDRSLLKDEDAFVEMNRGEMTPADKLENSKIVSLLISLMGFIYIIYYFINNGFNLNLDIVNFIFLFLAIALHKTPKRFLHALGLAAKSAGPIMLQFPFYAGIIGMMTGTNADGFSLAILISNFFVSISTNVTFPMLSFLSAGIVNFFIPSGGGQWAVQAPIMMPAGEALGVNPAKTAMAIAWGDAWTNMIQPFWALPALGIAGLGAKDIMGFCIVDLLYSGVIISMGLMFIGM; via the coding sequence ATGTTTAAAAAATTCACAAATGGATGTGTCAATTTAGTTCAAAACTATTTGCCAGATCCTTTCTTATTCTGTATCATGATTACGTTTGTTATATTTTTGTCAGGAATTGTATTTACAGGTCAAGGGCCTATAGATATGGTAGTCCATTGGTCTGGAGGATTTTGGAGTTTATTAGCATTTGCTATGCAGATGGCTCTTGTATTAGTACTAGGACATACATTTGCAAGTGCACCGTCATTTAAAAAGCTTTTAGGTAGAATGGCAAAAATACCTAAGAAACCTGGGCAAGCAATATTGATGGTAACTTTTATTTCATCAATAGCTTGTTTAATTAACTGGGGGTTTGGATTAGTTATAGGTGCTATATTTGCTAAAGAACTAGCTAAAGAAGTTGATGGTGTTGATTATAGAGTCTTAATAGCATCAGCCTATTCTGGATTTTTATTATGGCATGCAGGATTATCAGGATCAATTCCTTTAACGTTAGCAAGTGGAGGAGAAACTGTTGTTAGTGCCACAGCAGGAGTAATTGGAGCACAAGGGGTTCCAACTAGTGAAACCATATTTTCAATATCAAATATGATAATAGTAGGTGTTTTAGTTCTAACATTGCCATTATTAAATAAAGCTATGCATCCGACAGAAGATAAAGTAGTTACAATAGATAGAAGTTTATTAAAGGATGAAGACGCATTTGTGGAAATGAATAGAGGAGAAATGACTCCAGCAGACAAACTAGAAAATAGTAAAATAGTAAGTTTATTGATATCTTTAATGGGATTTATATATATCATATATTATTTTATAAATAATGGATTTAATTTGAATCTTGATATAGTCAATTTTATATTCTTATTTTTAGCAATAGCTCTTCATAAAACACCAAAGAGATTTTTACATGCATTAGGTCTAGCTGCTAAAAGTGCTGGTCCAATAATGCTTCAATTTCCATTTTATGCAGGTATAATAGGAATGATGACAGGTACTAATGCTGATGGATTCTCTTTAGCAATTTTAATATCTAATTTCTTTGTATCAATTTCAACGAATGTAACATTTCCAATGCTATCTTTCCTAAGTGCAGGAATAGTAAACTTTTTTATACCATCAGGAGGAGGACAGTGGGCCGTTCAAGCGCCTATAATGATGCCAGCAGGGGAAGCACTTGGTGTTAATCCAGCTAAAACTGCCATGGCAATAGCATGGGGTGATGCTTGGACAAATATGATACAGCCATTTTGGGCATTGCCAGCATTAGGTATAGCAGGACTTGGTGCAAAAGATATAATGGGATTTTGTATAGTAGACTTATTATACTCAGGAGTTATTATATCCATGGGTCTTATGTTTATAGGAATGTAA
- a CDS encoding YczE/YyaS/YitT family protein, with amino-acid sequence MNKLLSSVKRLTLFFIGMSIIQFGVALYLRTNIGSDPFTIFTQGLACALNNMGLNATTGTANRIILVVLFAIIFLVQKNHIKIGTLICVIGVGPIIDMGVNVVSHFPIHTYGYALKVGLVVLGCFIIAIGFSILSSTNVGVAPNDIIPFIIQDNLKVEYRWIRMGLDATFLIGGYFLGGTVGIGTVIAMLITGPFIQTCLPHGEKFVNFILNEEMVNSGVEDLNI; translated from the coding sequence ATGAACAAACTTTTAAGCAGTGTGAAAAGGTTAACATTATTTTTTATAGGAATGAGTATAATCCAATTTGGGGTTGCATTATATTTAAGAACAAATATAGGCTCAGATCCATTTACAATTTTCACACAAGGCTTAGCATGTGCGTTAAATAATATGGGGTTAAACGCTACGACGGGTACTGCAAACAGAATAATATTAGTAGTATTATTTGCAATAATATTTTTAGTTCAAAAAAATCATATAAAAATAGGTACTTTAATATGTGTTATTGGTGTTGGTCCAATTATTGATATGGGTGTAAACGTTGTTTCGCATTTTCCAATACATACATATGGATATGCTTTAAAGGTAGGTTTAGTAGTATTAGGCTGTTTTATAATAGCTATAGGATTTTCTATACTTTCATCAACTAATGTAGGGGTGGCACCGAATGATATAATACCATTTATAATACAAGATAATCTGAAAGTAGAATATCGTTGGATAAGGATGGGACTGGATGCTACATTTTTAATTGGTGGTTATTTCTTAGGAGGTACTGTAGGAATTGGAACAGTTATAGCAATGCTTATAACAGGTCCTTTTATACAAACATGTTTACCACATGGGGAAAAATTTGTTAACTTTATTTTAAATGAAGAGATGGTAAATAGTGGAGTAGAGGATCTTAATATATAA
- a CDS encoding ECF transporter S component: MNKNTKYIIYVGMFSALCTIATFIKIPFGNGAMVHLGSAMIFTLAILFGGKYAGPAGAIGSAFFDLLLGFSPYTLWSFVIKGIAGFIAGSIAHIGNNNGNNFFINLLGLFAASLWTLVGYIIAWTFVIGSFEAALLNIPSSLMSSSMGIIVSIPLSLTLRKTLRKSGYLNLDTNTCR, translated from the coding sequence ATGAATAAAAATACAAAATATATAATTTATGTGGGTATGTTTTCAGCATTATGCACAATAGCAACTTTTATAAAAATTCCTTTTGGAAATGGAGCTATGGTTCATTTAGGTAGTGCGATGATTTTTACTTTAGCTATATTATTTGGAGGAAAATATGCAGGTCCAGCTGGGGCTATAGGTTCTGCTTTCTTTGATTTATTATTAGGTTTCTCTCCTTACACATTATGGTCTTTTGTTATAAAAGGTATAGCAGGATTTATTGCTGGAAGTATAGCTCATATAGGAAATAACAACGGAAACAACTTTTTTATAAATCTTCTAGGACTATTTGCAGCTTCTTTATGGACTTTAGTTGGATATATTATTGCTTGGACTTTCGTCATAGGAAGTTTTGAAGCAGCTTTACTAAATATACCAAGCTCTTTGATGAGTTCTTCTATGGGTATTATAGTTTCAATACCACTTTCTTTAACCCTTAGAAAAACTTTACGTAAATCTGGATACTTAAATTTAGATACAAACACATGTAGATAA
- the brnQ gene encoding branched-chain amino acid transport system II carrier protein, translating to MNTLSKKDLLLIGLMLFSLFFGAGNLIFPPFLGQSAGDKTWLAMVSFFITAVGFPVLGVVAVAKSGGLTNLAKRVNNVFAVVFTVLVYLSIGPGLGIPRAGSLPFEMVVSPYLPQTISKSFALFLFTFIFFSVAYWLSLSPTKLVNRMGKVLTPLLLFLIAVIFLGSLFKPLGNYSVASGDYLTSPLVKGFLDGYLTMDTIAALNFGIVIALAIKSKGIEDEKTVVSISIKAGLIAGGLLVLIYSLLAHLGATSGFRFGVTENGAQTLTNVTTYVFGKPGAILLAATFTLACLTTSVGLITSCSQYFTTLTNKISYKSFVRILSLSSMMLANLGLTKILAISVPVLNAIYPIAIMLIVLSMLDNLLKESSLVYKFTILFTGVISVVDALGQVGFKLDLISNLFSKLPLYSQGLGWVVPALLGVLLGLLSTSIKNNLNNKMVAQSENLK from the coding sequence ATGAACACTTTATCAAAAAAAGATTTATTACTTATCGGTTTAATGCTTTTTTCTTTATTCTTTGGAGCAGGAAACTTAATATTTCCACCATTTCTTGGTCAATCAGCAGGAGATAAAACATGGCTAGCAATGGTATCATTTTTTATAACAGCTGTAGGATTTCCTGTATTAGGGGTAGTTGCCGTTGCTAAGTCAGGTGGACTTACTAATCTAGCAAAAAGAGTTAATAATGTTTTTGCAGTAGTCTTTACAGTTTTAGTATATTTATCAATAGGTCCTGGTCTAGGAATACCAAGAGCTGGAAGCTTACCTTTTGAAATGGTTGTTTCACCTTATTTACCTCAAACTATTTCAAAGTCATTTGCATTATTCTTGTTTACATTTATATTCTTTTCAGTAGCATATTGGCTTTCATTATCTCCAACGAAATTAGTAAATCGTATGGGTAAAGTACTAACTCCTTTGCTTCTATTTTTAATCGCTGTAATATTTTTAGGATCATTATTTAAACCACTAGGTAATTATAGTGTAGCTAGTGGAGATTATTTAACTAGTCCCTTAGTTAAAGGATTCTTAGATGGATATCTTACTATGGATACAATAGCCGCTCTAAATTTTGGTATAGTTATAGCTTTAGCAATAAAATCTAAAGGTATCGAAGATGAAAAAACTGTTGTTTCTATATCTATAAAAGCAGGACTTATAGCTGGTGGATTATTAGTTTTAATTTACTCATTACTTGCTCACTTAGGAGCTACAAGTGGATTTAGATTTGGTGTTACTGAAAATGGTGCACAAACATTAACAAATGTTACTACTTATGTTTTTGGTAAACCAGGCGCAATTTTACTAGCTGCCACATTTACGTTAGCTTGCCTAACTACTAGTGTTGGTCTTATAACTTCTTGTAGCCAATATTTTACTACACTTACAAACAAAATTTCTTACAAATCTTTTGTTAGAATACTGTCTCTTTCAAGTATGATGCTTGCTAATTTAGGCTTAACTAAAATACTTGCTATATCTGTACCTGTGCTAAATGCAATATACCCCATAGCAATAATGCTTATAGTTTTATCCATGCTTGATAATTTATTAAAAGAAAGTTCTTTAGTTTATAAGTTTACTATATTATTTACTGGTGTTATTAGCGTAGTTGATGCTTTAGGACAAGTAGGTTTTAAATTAGACCTTATTTCTAACCTATTTAGTAAATTGCCTTTATATTCTCAAGGATTAGGATGGGTAGTTCCTGCTTTACTTGGTGTGCTTTTAGGATTATTGTCTACTTCTATAAAAAACAACTTAAATAACAAAATGGTTGCACAAAGTGAAAATTTAAAGTAA
- a CDS encoding ABC transporter permease — protein MRQFFTVLKFELGNYFKKKSFIISTVIISLLIIIGLSIPNFVDLSSILFDEDQNNTGAEDIVDEEKSNLAIYDENNAISNKDALNTYFPNSNWKVVKSQDELKKLVEDENVEAGFYVKKLTEYNYVVQNTNLNDVNEEQFNEFLKNEYVKYKTSKEGIDFDKVNSIYNTSIVSNIEILGKDSANNYMYAYILIFALYMMIIMYGQLIAMSVTSEKSNRAIEVLVTSTNTNNLIFGKVIAGAIASIAQVAVIMSSGLISYKLNGKVWNGVLDNIFKIPSELILTFAIFGILGYIFYSFIFATLGALVSKTEEIGTSVGPVMMIFIVVFIISIFGLSNGDSTLMKVCSYIPFASPMTMIARVGSGSVTSIEFIISSLILIVSTVLVGMGSAKIYRMATLMYGNPVKLKNALKWINIEK, from the coding sequence ATGAGACAATTTTTTACTGTATTAAAATTTGAACTAGGAAACTATTTTAAAAAGAAGTCATTTATAATAAGCACTGTGATAATTTCACTATTAATTATAATAGGTCTGTCTATACCGAACTTTGTAGATCTGTCATCAATATTATTTGACGAAGATCAAAACAATACTGGAGCTGAAGATATTGTAGATGAAGAAAAATCTAACCTAGCAATATATGATGAAAATAATGCTATATCAAATAAGGATGCATTAAATACTTATTTTCCAAATTCAAATTGGAAAGTAGTAAAAAGCCAAGATGAGTTAAAAAAGCTAGTTGAAGATGAAAATGTAGAGGCAGGGTTTTATGTTAAAAAATTAACTGAGTATAACTATGTAGTTCAAAATACTAACCTTAATGATGTAAATGAAGAACAATTTAATGAATTTTTAAAAAATGAATATGTAAAATATAAAACTTCTAAAGAAGGAATAGATTTTGATAAAGTGAACTCAATATACAATACATCTATAGTTTCTAATATTGAAATATTAGGAAAAGATAGTGCAAATAACTATATGTATGCGTACATATTAATTTTTGCACTTTATATGATGATTATAATGTATGGTCAATTGATTGCTATGAGTGTAACCTCTGAAAAAAGTAATAGAGCAATTGAAGTATTAGTTACAAGTACAAACACTAATAATTTGATTTTTGGTAAAGTTATTGCTGGAGCAATAGCAAGTATAGCCCAAGTTGCAGTAATAATGTCCTCAGGCCTTATATCATACAAGTTAAATGGTAAGGTGTGGAATGGAGTATTGGATAATATATTTAAGATTCCATCAGAATTAATATTAACCTTTGCCATATTTGGAATATTAGGATATATATTCTATTCATTTATATTTGCAACATTAGGAGCTTTAGTATCAAAGACAGAGGAGATAGGGACAAGTGTTGGTCCTGTAATGATGATATTTATAGTGGTATTTATTATTAGCATATTTGGTTTATCAAATGGAGATAGCACTTTAATGAAAGTTTGTTCATATATACCATTTGCATCTCCAATGACTATGATAGCGAGGGTTGGATCAGGGTCAGTTACATCTATAGAGTTTATAATATCTTCATTAATATTAATTGTATCAACGGTACTAGTCGGAATGGGTAGCGCTAAGATATATAGAATGGCTACATTGATGTATGGTAATCCGGTAAAACTTAAAAATGCATTAAAATGGATTAATATAGAAAAATAA
- a CDS encoding GntP family permease codes for MISILGLILSLALIMYLAYKGFSTIITAPIVAIITLILTSGFNSHLMANYTEVYMVGFSSFIKNYFPLFMTGSIFAKLMEEAGYAQSIAYFVTNKLGKDKAILAVVLSGALLTYGGVSLFVVAFILYPIASMLFKQADIPKRLIPGTIALGSFTFTMTALPGSPEIQNVIPMKYFGTDTFAAPIIGLFASILMLTLGMLWLNKRAKSAKLNNEGYGNHNDVVSHANETSFPNIFISIFPIIIIFLSNLFLSKIYFANVDGRYLKEFNTTLSSVSGTWSVIISMILADVFIVLINFKKISNLKTALDKGVSNSFKPLLNSSAIVGYGSVIKSLAVFTLVQNFIFSISSNPIISEALSVNLICGLTASASGGLGISLDALANSYIQMSHTLNISPEILHRIASLSSGGLDTLPHNGAVITTLAICGLTHKESYKDIFVTSVVIPIFTTIFVVLLLSLKFI; via the coding sequence ATGATTAGCATCTTAGGATTGATTTTATCGTTAGCACTTATAATGTACTTAGCTTATAAGGGCTTTTCAACTATTATAACAGCACCAATCGTTGCAATTATTACACTAATACTTACATCAGGATTTAATAGTCACTTGATGGCCAACTATACAGAGGTTTATATGGTTGGTTTTTCAAGTTTTATAAAAAATTACTTCCCGTTATTTATGACAGGATCTATTTTTGCAAAACTTATGGAAGAAGCTGGTTATGCTCAATCTATAGCTTATTTTGTTACTAATAAATTAGGTAAAGATAAAGCTATTCTAGCAGTTGTTTTATCAGGTGCTTTACTTACTTATGGAGGAGTCTCTTTATTCGTAGTAGCATTTATATTATACCCAATAGCGTCTATGCTATTTAAACAAGCAGATATTCCAAAGAGACTTATACCAGGTACTATTGCTCTGGGTTCTTTCACTTTTACAATGACTGCTCTACCTGGTTCCCCTGAAATTCAAAACGTAATACCTATGAAATATTTTGGTACAGATACATTTGCAGCTCCTATAATAGGATTATTTGCAAGTATTTTAATGTTAACTTTAGGTATGTTATGGTTAAATAAAAGAGCAAAGTCTGCAAAACTTAACAATGAAGGATATGGAAATCACAATGATGTCGTTTCACATGCTAATGAAACTAGCTTCCCAAATATTTTCATATCTATTTTTCCAATAATAATTATATTTTTAAGTAATTTATTTTTATCTAAAATATATTTTGCTAATGTAGATGGACGTTATTTAAAAGAATTTAATACTACTTTAAGTAGTGTATCTGGAACTTGGAGCGTTATTATTTCTATGATATTAGCTGATGTTTTTATAGTTTTAATTAATTTCAAAAAAATATCTAACTTAAAAACTGCACTTGATAAAGGTGTTAGTAATTCTTTTAAACCTCTACTTAATTCTAGTGCCATTGTTGGATATGGAAGCGTTATAAAGTCTTTAGCTGTATTTACGCTAGTTCAAAACTTTATATTTTCAATCTCTTCAAATCCAATTATTTCAGAAGCTTTATCTGTCAACTTAATTTGTGGACTTACAGCTTCGGCTTCTGGTGGTCTTGGTATTTCACTTGACGCTTTAGCTAACTCCTATATCCAAATGAGTCATACTTTAAATATTTCCCCAGAAATATTACACAGAATAGCATCTTTATCCTCTGGTGGACTAGATACATTGCCTCATAATGGGGCAGTTATTACAACTTTGGCGATTTGTGGTCTAACACATAAAGAATCTTATAAAGACATCTTTGTAACATCTGTCGTTATACCAATTTTTACAACTATATTTGTAGTACTGCTTCTATCACTAAAATTCATATAA
- a CDS encoding EFR1 family ferrodoxin (N-terminal region resembles flavodoxins. C-terminal ferrodoxin region binds two 4Fe-4S clusters.), which yields MLNTGAVVFFSGTGNTQYIAKLFKERFKEENVNIELIDIQKEDSIKKDYDFYIIGSPIHVEKSPKILMDWIGKNMPPSNKRCITYYTLADDGHKEYRVDLAKVMKDKGYDVIINTSIKMPNNYYHVIFKRDSDEFIKETLEDAPSKVDKIVKDFLEDNRSEIAYNKQSKSMKIIYDMFLIYARKYAKKKFSVDKNKCINCKICENECPTKNIAMNDRYITFYNKCIGCEKCIHRCPTNAILYKGKPFESYKIEEYLK from the coding sequence ATGTTAAATACAGGGGCTGTAGTATTTTTTTCTGGTACAGGAAACACACAGTACATAGCTAAACTATTTAAAGAAAGATTTAAAGAAGAAAATGTAAATATAGAGTTAATTGACATACAAAAAGAGGATAGTATAAAAAAAGATTACGATTTTTATATAATAGGTTCGCCTATACATGTTGAAAAATCTCCAAAGATTTTAATGGATTGGATTGGCAAAAATATGCCCCCTTCAAATAAAAGATGCATTACATACTATACACTAGCAGATGACGGGCATAAGGAATATAGAGTTGATTTAGCTAAGGTTATGAAAGACAAAGGATATGATGTAATTATAAATACGTCTATAAAAATGCCTAATAACTATTATCATGTTATTTTTAAAAGAGATAGCGATGAGTTTATAAAAGAAACTTTAGAAGATGCTCCAAGTAAAGTTGATAAAATAGTTAAAGATTTTTTAGAAGATAACAGAAGTGAGATAGCTTATAACAAACAAAGTAAAAGTATGAAAATAATATATGATATGTTTTTAATTTATGCTAGAAAATATGCTAAAAAGAAATTTTCAGTTGATAAAAATAAATGTATAAACTGTAAAATCTGTGAGAATGAATGTCCAACAAAAAATATAGCAATGAATGATAGATATATTACTTTTTATAATAAATGTATAGGTTGTGAAAAGTGTATACATAGATGTCCGACAAATGCTATTTTATATAAAGGCAAACCCTTTGAATCATATAAAATAGAAGAGTACTTGAAATAA
- the tpx gene encoding thiol peroxidase, with translation MKVTFQGSPLTLEGTQIKVGDTAPNFTVVGNDLNPVSLDDTKGKRVFLSVPSIDTAVCDMEVRRFNTEASKLNNVEVYTISMDLPFAQARWCGAAGIENVKTVSDYKDREFSKNYGVYINELGLLSRAVFVIDENNKVVYVEYLQEITEEPNYEAALNALK, from the coding sequence ATGAAAGTAACATTCCAAGGATCACCATTAACTTTAGAAGGAACTCAAATAAAAGTAGGAGATACTGCACCAAACTTTACAGTAGTAGGTAATGATTTAAATCCTGTATCTTTAGATGATACAAAAGGAAAAAGAGTATTTTTATCTGTACCGTCAATAGATACAGCAGTATGTGATATGGAAGTTAGAAGGTTTAATACAGAAGCATCAAAATTAAATAATGTAGAAGTTTATACAATATCAATGGATTTACCATTCGCACAAGCTAGATGGTGTGGAGCAGCTGGTATAGAAAATGTAAAAACTGTATCAGACTACAAGGACAGAGAGTTTAGTAAAAACTATGGAGTTTATATAAATGAATTAGGATTATTATCAAGAGCAGTATTTGTTATTGATGAAAATAATAAAGTTGTATATGTAGAGTATTTACAAGAAATAACTGAAGAACCTAATTATGAAGCTGCATTAAATGCTTTAAAATAA